The DNA region GCCGCAGTAGAGGGTGACGCCATCCGTCCAGGCGAGATATGTTCGGTTGTGAGGGAATGGCGGACGCCGCCCCTCGCATATCGGAATGCCGTGCCGTGGGTTTTCTGCAATCACCCGCGACAGTGGGTGGAGATCTTGCCCGCGGGGGAGGAGGAGGTGGAAGTCACCGAGTCCGAGGCTCCGGGAGTCGCTGGAGCCTGGTGCAAAAGGGAGATGCTCCGCCGTCGATGCGGAGTGATCCGGGAACGGAGTTCTGCGTGGACATCGTCGTCAAGGGCCGCAAGACCGAGGTGCCCGAGCGGTTCCGCAAGCACGTGGCCGAGAAGCTGAAGCTGGAGAAGATCCAGAAGCTCGACGGCAAGGTGATCAGCCTCGACGTCGAGGTGTCCAAGGAGCTCAACCCTCGACAGGCCGACCGCTCCGACCGAGTGGAGATCACGCTTCACTCCCGCGGTCCGGTGATCCGGGCGGAGGCAGCGGCAAGCGATCCGTACGCGGCGCTGGACCTGGCGGCAGACAAGCTGGAAGCACGGCTGCGCAAGCAGCACGACAAGCGGTACACACGCCGTGGCGCCCGCAGGATCTCGGCAGCCGAGGTCGCCGACCACGTCCCGGGCGCGGCAACGCTGAACGGGAACGGCAGTGTGGTCCACGAGGAAGAGCCCGAGGCCGTGCCGACCAAGAAGATCGGCTCGATCGAGGTGAAGGGTGACGGCCCCCTCGTCGTCCGCGAGAAGACACATGTCGCGTCCCCGATGACGCTCGACCAGGCGCTCTACGAGATGGAGCTGGTCGGGCACGACTTCTATCTGTTCGTCGACTCCGAGACCAAGGAACCGAGTGTCGTCTACCGGCGGCACGCGTACGACTACGGCGTCATTCACCTCAGTACCGACCCGATGGTCGCCAAGGCGCAGCAGGCCCCGGCAGGCGGGGCGCTGGGCGGCTGACCTCGCCCGGTCGGCTCCCCACGGCCTTCGGCCGGGGATCCCCACCGGTGCCCCTGGAGCGCCCGTGCGCCCCCAGGGGCACCGGTGTGCGACCCCTTAGTGCCCCGCTCTGTCGTCGCGTTGTCGCCCGGGCATGAAATCATGGCCGTACCGGCCCAACCGGTGGGCCGTTGCCTCGGGTTGGCGATGGCACAAGAAACACAGGCCACGGCCTTCAGGGGGAGGAACCATGGCGGACAGCTTCGGACCGATGCGTGACGAAGATGCCGACGACGGCGTCGTCGGCATGGGCCCGGACGCGGGGGCCCCACGCAAGGAACCCATCAGGGTCCTTGTCGTGGACGACCACGCCCTCTTCCGTCGCGGCCTGGAGATCGTGCTCGCCGCCGAGGAGGACATCCAGGTCGTCGGGGAGGCGGGTGACGGCGCGGAGGCGGTCGACAAGGCCGCCGATCTGCTGCCGGACATCGTGCTGATGGACGTACGGATGCCCAAGCGTGGCGGCATCGAGGCATGCACCTCCATCAAGGAGGTCGCGCCCAGCGCGAAGATCATCATGCTGACGATCAGCGACGAGGAGGCCGACCTCTACGACGCGATCAAGGCGGGGGCCACCGGGTATCTCCTGAAGGAGATCTCCACGGACGAAGTGGCCACGGCCATTCGTGCCGTTGCGGACGGGCAGTCGCAGATCAGTCCGTCGATGGCGTCGAAGCTGCTCACCGAGTTCAAGTCGATGATCCAGCGCACGGATGAGCGGCGGCTTGTGCCGGCGCCTCGGCTCACCGAGCGTGAGCTGGAGGTTCTCAAGCTCGTCGCGACCGGGATGAACAACCGGGATATCGCCAAGGAGTTGTTCATCTCCGAGAACACCGTGAAGAACCACGTGCGGAACATTCTGGAGAAGCTGCAGCTGCACTCCAGGATGGAGGCCGTGGTGTATGCGATGCGGGAGAAGATTCTTGAGATTCGTTGAGGGCGCCGTGGGGTCGGGGGCCGGTTCGTAGCTGCGGGCCGGTGGGGGCTTGTCGCGCAGTTCCCCGCGCCCCTCAACGGGGCGCTTGGCCTTCGCACTGCCGACTAGGACCCCTAGCCCAGCGTTCGGGCCAGTTCCGTTGTCAGGGCGTCTCGTAGGGCCGGGGTGTTCGCCCGCTCCACGCGGATGTTGGTGCAGTCGACCCAGGTGGCTGCTTCCAGGAGGGCCTGGGCCACTGCTGGTACTGCTTTGAGGCTGTCGAGGGTGACCTGCTTGGCGACCAGTGTGGTGCCCTCGCGGGCCGGGTCGACGCGGCCGACCAGGTGGCCGCCGGCGAGGACCGGCATGGCGAAGTAGCCGTAGACCCGCTTCGGCTTGGGGACGTAGGCCTCCAGGCGGTGGGTGAAGCCGAAGACGCGCTCCGTACGGGCCCGCTCCCAGACCAGGGAGTCGAACGGCGACAGGAGTGTGGTGCGGTGGCGGCCCCGCGGAGGTGTCTCCAGGGCCACAGGATCCGCCCAGGCGGGCTTGGACCAGCCCTCCACCGTGACCGGGACCAGACCGGAGTCCGCGAGCACCGCGTCGACCTGCTCGCCCTTGAGGCGGTGGTAGTCGGCGATGTCCGCGCGCGTGCCGACTCCCAGGGACTGGCCCGCGAGCCGGACCAGGCGGCGCAGGCACTCCGTGTCGTCCAGCTCGTCGTGGAGCAGGTCGCCGGGGATGGCGCGCTCGGCGAGGTCGTACACCCGCTTCCAGCCGCGGCGCTCGGTGCACACCACCTCGCCGTACATCAGCGCGCGCTCGACGGCGACCTTCGTGCCCGACCAGTCCCACCACTCGCTGGTCTTCTTCGCGCCGCCCAAGTCGGTGGCCGTGAGCGGGCCTTCGGTCCTCAGCTGCTTGATGACCTGTTCGTACGTGCCGTCCGGCAGCGCGTGGTTCCAGTGCGGGCGGGCGCGGTAGGCGCGGCGGCGGAACGCGAAGTGCGGCCACTCCTCGACGGGGAGGATGCAGGCGGCGTGCGACCAGTACTCGAAGGCGTGGGGGCGTGGCGGAGCCGTGCCGTCGGACGCGGGGGTCCAGTAGGCGCCGTCCACCGTCTTGCGGCCGACCGAGCCGAGGCGGGCGTACGGGATGAGTTCGTGGGAGCGGGCCAGGACGGAGATCGTGTCGAGCTGGACCGCGCCCAGGTGCCGCAGTACGCCTCGGACGCCGCCCCTGCGGTCCGGGGCGCCCAGGAAACCCTGGGCGCGCAGGGCGATTCGGCGGGCCTCGTCGGCGGAGAGTTCGGCGGTGGGGCGCGGCAGACTCGTCATGGTCCGCACGATATGCGGTGCCACTGACAGTCGGCTCTGAGCTGCGAGAACTGCCGGGGAGAGAGCCGGCGGACGGGCGGGCGCCGGGAGTTCAGCCCTGGTGTGGAGCGGGCAGGTAGGGCGCTGTCGACGGCAGTCCCAGGTCCGACGGGAGCAGGGATCCGACCCAGCAGTCGCGGCGTACGCCCTTGTTGTTGATGCCGGAGCGGAGGGTGCCCTCGACGGTGAAGCCGGCGCGTTCGGCGACCGCGCGGGAGCCCGTGTTGCCCACCTCGGCCCGCCATTCGACGCGGTCGATCGCCCGTTGGGTGAACGCCCA from Streptomyces sp. NBC_00258 includes:
- the hpf gene encoding ribosome hibernation-promoting factor, HPF/YfiA family; this translates as MDIVVKGRKTEVPERFRKHVAEKLKLEKIQKLDGKVISLDVEVSKELNPRQADRSDRVEITLHSRGPVIRAEAAASDPYAALDLAADKLEARLRKQHDKRYTRRGARRISAAEVADHVPGAATLNGNGSVVHEEEPEAVPTKKIGSIEVKGDGPLVVREKTHVASPMTLDQALYEMELVGHDFYLFVDSETKEPSVVYRRHAYDYGVIHLSTDPMVAKAQQAPAGGALGG
- a CDS encoding response regulator, giving the protein MADSFGPMRDEDADDGVVGMGPDAGAPRKEPIRVLVVDDHALFRRGLEIVLAAEEDIQVVGEAGDGAEAVDKAADLLPDIVLMDVRMPKRGGIEACTSIKEVAPSAKIIMLTISDEEADLYDAIKAGATGYLLKEISTDEVATAIRAVADGQSQISPSMASKLLTEFKSMIQRTDERRLVPAPRLTERELEVLKLVATGMNNRDIAKELFISENTVKNHVRNILEKLQLHSRMEAVVYAMREKILEIR
- a CDS encoding winged helix-turn-helix domain-containing protein, which encodes MTSLPRPTAELSADEARRIALRAQGFLGAPDRRGGVRGVLRHLGAVQLDTISVLARSHELIPYARLGSVGRKTVDGAYWTPASDGTAPPRPHAFEYWSHAACILPVEEWPHFAFRRRAYRARPHWNHALPDGTYEQVIKQLRTEGPLTATDLGGAKKTSEWWDWSGTKVAVERALMYGEVVCTERRGWKRVYDLAERAIPGDLLHDELDDTECLRRLVRLAGQSLGVGTRADIADYHRLKGEQVDAVLADSGLVPVTVEGWSKPAWADPVALETPPRGRHRTTLLSPFDSLVWERARTERVFGFTHRLEAYVPKPKRVYGYFAMPVLAGGHLVGRVDPAREGTTLVAKQVTLDSLKAVPAVAQALLEAATWVDCTNIRVERANTPALRDALTTELARTLG